The Lolium rigidum isolate FL_2022 unplaced genomic scaffold, APGP_CSIRO_Lrig_0.1 contig_62090_1, whole genome shotgun sequence DNA segment GACGATCCTCTCCCAAAGAAGGACAAGGAGATGAGCACCGACTCATTCGACGACTACAGCGGAGGATATTCCTTCCAGTCCAAGGTCGAACCTAAGTAGTAGCTGATTTGTGGATCAGGATTCTATTTTGGTCGGGCCATTTCTTCCTACTCAGCAAGTGGCTTGCCGTAGAGATATGAAGAACTTTTATTCTATGCGATTTACCATTAGCACTCCCTTAGAGTGATTTTGTATGGTGAGGTCCTAATGTATGGCTAGAAGAAGTATCAAGAAGACAAGAACAATGTAAATTCTCGTCGCAATATGAGAAACAGGGAGACCAAACCAAACTACCTCCAGACTCCAATGTCTCTACTAATTGGTGTTATTTACGGCCTGCACCGCTGGGGCCACCAAAACAAACAGTCCTGAGTACTTCCACTGATTATAGTGTAAAAAAAATGTTATTTATGGTTTAGTTCGATCATAATTTTTTGGCAGGTCTAGCTCATTGCACCGATACATGTTTCCATCACACCAGTTATACATGGAAACAACTCACAAAATAATGTTGCGATAAACAGTTTCTATGTTTGAATGAACAGAAATGATGTTGCAGCCGcacaattttcatgtttcaaCAGTATTCCAACCCAATGTAATGAATTTAGTACCCAACTAGCAATCCCTAGTTCTTCCCCTGATAATATGACGATACAAGAATCTAAATTAGCCACCGGCATATGTAATTTCAAGTAGTAAGATAGCAACACATTTATCCACGTTGTATCTCCTGGCAGCTAATACTGCCATATTTGGTGCAAAGAATAATACTGAGCCCACAGAGCTTGCAAAGAATAATACACCAGAATTACAGAACACAAGAAAATTCTTAAAACAAAATTTTCTGATCATAGAGAAATTTATTGTATCTGCTCCAAAAGGAAAGATTTCATccatttcataaaaaatgaaccatTTTCGTTACAGGGGAACACACTCAAGGTTACAATGGTACAATGACTATTTTCTATAAAATTAGCTGTCAAAATTTCCAATCATAGGTCCTTCTTCCTACCTACTGGTCTAAGTTGGAAGTCCAACATCCATTGCTTATAATTTGTGTACAGGCTCAAAATAACAAACTGTGAGAAACAGATGAACATTATCAGTGCATCAAAGAGGAAGGGATACCTCTTTGGAGGCTCTATTTGCAGGTATACAATGTGAAGTAAGATCGATAATAACAATGGCAGGCTCAGAACTGCCTTTGTTCTAGATGAAATTTTCACCTCCTTTCCATAACTTGCACCGGGTGAGTAGTAGATAAGGAAGAATAAGCCAAGAACAGCTATATACTGTAGAAGAAGCTGATCACGGCAGATAAGTGGGTACATCGAAAAAAGTGCATAGTATGTGAACCATCCATACAGATGAGGTTCATGTAATGCTAAAAGGCTTGCAGGTAACAGAGGAAGCAAAATTGATTTCTCGTGCACTGCAAATAGAAAAAAGGAAACATGAAATCGAAGAAGCATTGCATAAACTTGCAAAAAGAAATCAACTTAGCAGTTGAGCATACCTTGGtacgagaatagatagaaagagaaTGAACTGTTCAACAGAGAATATAAGAAGCCAAGATTACTCGGTGACTTGACTTGCTGAATAAATGAAGGTAAGAAAGCCAGGATGGTAGCAGAAAGACTCATGAGTTTCAGCGGCTTTATTGTAAACAATCTCTTCCACTTGATAAGAACTGAGGTGCTACACCAGAAATTTGCAACATAATCCTCATATATGCCTCTCTCAAATGGAGCTAATCGAGAGATTACCTGACAGTAGATTTCACACGTTTAGCAATGATCGACAAACAACAACAGTTCTTCAATATAGATTATGGTTGCTTGAACAGTAAGTAACCAGACATTATGTGTATTCATTACCTGTATGGCAGCCTCATAAGACTGCAAATATGGccaccaaacaatagcaaaagttccCAGCACAACAAAACCAAGTTTCATGATCTCAACAATTGgatacttccgcttcatgcatttCCCAAGAAGATGCCCGAAAAAAGCCGGTGCAAAGTACATGCTCATCTGCAAGATATCAAATATGGCCCATTAATTTATAGAATCACAGTATATTTGAAAAGCTCCGTACATAAATAGGATGAAAATGGTGCAGATTTGTTTATGGAAGTAGAGCAAGAAGTTGTCATAGGTTAAAATTTATCCAAGATTCGTAACTGACTCATcagattttattctatttcccaTCAAAGAAAGTTGTGCGATGAATGGATTCCTTCCCAGCTTCTGTTTCTAGCAACCCATT contains these protein-coding regions:
- the LOC124681942 gene encoding probable dolichyl pyrophosphate Man9GlcNAc2 alpha-1,3-glucosyltransferase → MAKPKKPQSPAPDPPAAAQLPWHPPAPPLATALLISLAALLVRALVSVGPYSGQGTAPKFGDYEAQRHWMELTLHLPSSDWYRNTSANDLAYWGLDYPPLSAYQSWIHARLINASLPDAVALRSSRGFESHESKLLMRWTVLSSDLMVFFPAALWFVWTDGVGGGRERRDGWMWLLAMVLINPCLVLIDHGHFQYNCISLGLTLGAIAGVLSRNELVAAALFSLAINHKQMSMYFAPAFFGHLLGKCMKRKYPIVEIMKLGFVVLGTFAIVWWPYLQSYEAAIQVISRLAPFERGIYEDYVANFWCSTSVLIKWKRLFTIKPLKLMSLSATILAFLPSFIQQVKSPSNLGFLYSLLNSSFSFYLFSYQVHEKSILLPLLPASLLALHEPHLYGWFTYYALFSMYPLICRDQLLLQYIAVLGLFFLIYYSPGASYGKEVKISSRTKAVLSLPLLLSILLHIVYLQIEPPKRYPFLFDALIMFICFSQFVILSLYTNYKQWMLDFQLRPVGRKKDL